A region from the Corallococcus caeni genome encodes:
- a CDS encoding alpha/beta hydrolase family protein: protein MARTTPHVIPCADGFELHSTLHTSEGPVRGVVLMHPATAMSASMYFAFAARLTDDGFAVVTYNYRGVHPSGVAKRTRAGFLTWADQDVDAVTRWAAERYPGLPLLAVGHSFGGHAIALSASSERLTGAVMVATQAGSLRFIRSWRERMLVALYLKILGPLCARFLGYMPYARLGLGEDVPAQAALEWSRWASLPRFYFDDLRVDAAARLRRPHMPVLSIGLDDDPWAPPEAIDLVCEHLTGCAVERRQLSPADTAGQGICHLGFFREHHAATLWPTVIDWLRRHAPERG, encoded by the coding sequence ATGGCACGCACGACTCCACACGTCATCCCCTGCGCGGATGGCTTCGAGCTGCATTCCACGCTGCACACCTCCGAGGGCCCGGTCCGGGGCGTGGTGCTGATGCATCCCGCCACCGCCATGTCCGCGAGCATGTACTTCGCGTTCGCCGCGCGGCTGACGGACGACGGTTTCGCCGTGGTGACCTACAACTACCGGGGCGTGCACCCGTCGGGCGTGGCGAAGCGGACACGTGCCGGATTCCTCACCTGGGCCGACCAGGACGTGGACGCGGTGACCCGCTGGGCGGCGGAGCGATACCCGGGGCTGCCACTGCTCGCCGTGGGGCACAGCTTCGGGGGCCACGCCATCGCGTTGAGCGCGAGCAGCGAGCGCCTCACCGGGGCGGTGATGGTGGCGACCCAGGCCGGGAGCCTGCGGTTCATCCGCTCGTGGCGGGAGCGGATGCTGGTCGCGCTGTACTTGAAGATCCTCGGGCCGCTGTGCGCGCGGTTCCTGGGCTACATGCCCTATGCGCGGCTGGGGCTTGGCGAGGACGTGCCCGCCCAGGCGGCGCTGGAGTGGAGCCGCTGGGCGTCGCTGCCCCGCTTCTACTTCGACGACCTGCGGGTGGACGCCGCGGCCCGCTTGCGCCGGCCCCACATGCCGGTGCTGTCCATCGGCCTGGATGACGACCCCTGGGCGCCGCCCGAGGCCATCGACCTGGTCTGCGAGCACCTCACCGGCTGCGCCGTGGAGCGCCGGCAGCTCTCCCCCGCGGACACCGCGGGCCAGGGCATCTGCCACCTGGGCTTCTTCCGCGAGCACCACGCCGCCACGCTCTGGCCCACGGTGATTGACTGGCTGCGACGCCACGCCCCGGAGCGCGGCTGA
- a CDS encoding TetR/AcrR family transcriptional regulator: MTSPSDQASEGPRERLVAGLAQAIIEVGYARVTLADIVRHARVSKRTFYEHFEDKDACLLALYAAQSARLLAEIQAAIQHAPPGEMRASIGAAVYLASLQRQPGLARTLLVEILHVGPKGFELRRQVMRGFAELMRREFEAAGTGDTLSPALAMALVGGINELILEAVEEDRVDRLSELAGPVAAFVRGLLEARALAK, from the coding sequence ATGACCTCCCCATCCGACCAGGCGAGCGAAGGCCCCCGGGAACGGCTCGTCGCGGGCCTGGCGCAGGCCATCATCGAGGTGGGCTACGCCCGGGTGACGCTCGCGGACATCGTGCGGCACGCGCGCGTGTCGAAGCGCACGTTCTACGAGCACTTCGAGGACAAGGACGCGTGCCTGCTGGCGCTCTACGCGGCGCAGAGCGCCCGGCTCCTGGCGGAGATCCAGGCGGCCATCCAGCACGCGCCTCCCGGAGAGATGCGGGCCAGCATCGGCGCGGCCGTGTACCTCGCGAGCCTCCAGCGCCAGCCGGGGCTGGCGCGGACGCTGCTCGTGGAGATATTGCACGTGGGCCCGAAGGGCTTCGAGCTGCGCCGCCAGGTGATGCGCGGCTTCGCGGAGCTGATGCGGCGGGAGTTCGAGGCGGCGGGCACCGGGGACACGCTGTCGCCCGCGCTGGCCATGGCGCTCGTCGGCGGCATCAACGAGCTCATCCTGGAGGCCGTGGAAGAGGACCGCGTGGACCGGCTCTCGGAGCTGGCCGGTCCGGTCGCGGCGTTCGTGCGGGGCCTGCTGGAGGCGCGGGCTCTGGCGAAGTGA